In Labrus mixtus chromosome 11, fLabMix1.1, whole genome shotgun sequence, a single window of DNA contains:
- the LOC132984287 gene encoding kelch-like protein 38 isoform X1, which translates to MSSRQIFCSDLALNTERDQQKTYKERRGTENFMDSVCSMDQPAMKVFHFKDQEQSSSLLLQLNRLRQENILTDVWLCSDHTEIPCHRNVLVSSSPYFRAMFCNNFLERQQTKINIKGITSNILSSIIDYVYTGLISISFEIVLPLMQAASMLQYGRLFEACSVFLQEQLSPDNCLSMIRLSEIMICNSLRDKAKEMAMKSFSDVSVSEDLCELSLPELMGYLEDDSLCAEEEQVFETLVAWIHHDPLSRRGAISDLFKKVRLRHIHPTYLFQFIANDPLIQSSTLCTELIESVRRLMFAVSPKCIDTAVDLKPLWVAPRRYSYHDMLVVVGGRKNNEQTSREALVFDERSEKWQWLAKLPVRLYKASYVALHSVLYVIGGLITNTKYSQVSTTVYTLSLKTNQWRTAEPMLEPRFAHQSVSYLHFIFVLGGLGTDMQLTGSVERFNSMFNQWETMAPMPEAVLHPAVAATNQRIYVFGGEDAMQNPVRIIQVYHIARNMWSKMENRTVKNVSAPAAVLDDKIYIIGGYTRRMIAYDTKANRFIKCANLKERRMHHSATVLNNKLYVTGGRHINGHDVIEDLDSFECYDPKTDTWTSKGTLPYKLFDHGSLTLTHVSPTRAKS; encoded by the exons ATGTCAAGCCGTCAGATTTTCTGCTCAGATCTGGCTTTGAATACAGAGAGGGACCAACAGAAAACATataaagagagaagagggacag AGAACTTCATGGACTCTGTCTGCAGTATGGACCAACCAGCAATGAAGGTCTTCCACTTTAAAGACCAGGAGCAGTCGTCCAGCCTACTGCTGCAGCTGAACAGACTCAGGCAGGAGAACATCCTGACTGACGTGTGGCTGTGTTCAGATCACACCGAGATCCCCTGTCATCGCAACGTCTTGGTCTCCAGCAGCCCCTACTTCAGAGCCATGTTCTGCAACAACTTCTTAGAGAGACAGCAGACAAAGATCAACATAAAGGGCATCACATCAAACATTCTGAGCAGCATCATTGACTATGTTTACACAGGACTCATTAGCATTAGCTTTGAGATTGTTCTGCCTTTGATGCAGGCGGCATCCATGTTGCAATATGGCCGACTCTTTGAGGCCTGTTCAGTTTtcctgcaggagcagctgaGCCCCGACAACTGCCTGAGCATGATAAGACTCTCTGAGATCATGATCTGCAACAGTCTGAGAGACAAAGCCAAAGAGATGGCCATGAAGAGCTTCTCGGACGTGTCAGTGTCCGAGGATCTGTGCGAGCTCTCCTTACCTGAGCTCATGGGATACCTGGAGGATGACAGTCTTTGCGCCGAGGAGGAGCAGGTGTTTGAGACTCTTGTTGCCTGGATCCACCACGATCCTTTATCAAGACGCGGCGCCATCAGTGACCTTTTCAAGAAAGTTCGTCTTCGCCACATCCACCCCACCTACCTCTTCCAGTTCATAGCTAACGACCCTCTGATCCAGTCGTCCACCCTCTGCACCGAGCTCATCGAATCCGTAAGACGACTCATGTTTGCCGTCAGCCCCAAATGCATCGACACGGCGGTCGACCTCAAACCTCTATGGGTGGCACCGAGGCGATATTCTTATCATGACATGTTGGTGGTTGTAGGTGGCAGGAAGAACAACGAGCAGACCTCCAGGGAGGCCCTCGTCTTCGATGAGAGAAGCGAGAAGTGGCAGTGGCTCGCCAAGTTGCCTGTTCGTCTGTATAAAGCCTCATACGTCGCTCTCCACAGTGTGTTGTATGTCATCGGTGGCCtgatcacaaacacaaagtacagcCAAGTCAGCACAACCGTTTACACACTCTCACTAAAGACCAATCAGTGGAGGACAGCAGAGCCCATGTTGGAGCCTCGCTTTGCCCACCAGAGTGTCTCCTACCTCCACTTCATCTTCGTGTTGGGCGGCCTCGGCACTGACATGCAGCTGACGGGCAGCGTGGAGAG GTTCAACAGCATGTTCAACCAATGGGAGACGATGGCGCCCATGCCCGAGGCCGTGCTGCACCCTGCGGTGGCTGCAACTAACCAAAGGATCTATGTGTTTGGAGGAGAGGATGCCATGCAGAACCCTGTCAGGATAATACAA GTGTATCACATTGCCAGGAACATGTGGTCAAAGATGGAGAACAGAACAGTGAAGAATGTGTCGGCTCCCGCTGCAGTTTTAGACGACAAAATCTACATCATTGGAG GATACACGAGGAGAATGATCGCATACGACACCAAGGCTAACCGCTTCATCAAGTGCGCCAACCTGAAGGAGAGAAGGATGCACCACTCTGCCACCGTCCTCAACAACAAACTCTACGTCACCGGCGGACGTCACATCAACGGCCATGATGTCATCGAGGACTTGGACAGTTTTGAATGCTACGACCCAAAGACAGACACTTGGACATCTAAAGGGACTCTGCCTTATAAACTGTTTGACCACGGCTCCCTGACTCTGACGCACGTGTCACCGACGAGGGCAAAATCCTAA
- the LOC132984287 gene encoding kelch-like protein 38 isoform X2: MDSVCSMDQPAMKVFHFKDQEQSSSLLLQLNRLRQENILTDVWLCSDHTEIPCHRNVLVSSSPYFRAMFCNNFLERQQTKINIKGITSNILSSIIDYVYTGLISISFEIVLPLMQAASMLQYGRLFEACSVFLQEQLSPDNCLSMIRLSEIMICNSLRDKAKEMAMKSFSDVSVSEDLCELSLPELMGYLEDDSLCAEEEQVFETLVAWIHHDPLSRRGAISDLFKKVRLRHIHPTYLFQFIANDPLIQSSTLCTELIESVRRLMFAVSPKCIDTAVDLKPLWVAPRRYSYHDMLVVVGGRKNNEQTSREALVFDERSEKWQWLAKLPVRLYKASYVALHSVLYVIGGLITNTKYSQVSTTVYTLSLKTNQWRTAEPMLEPRFAHQSVSYLHFIFVLGGLGTDMQLTGSVERFNSMFNQWETMAPMPEAVLHPAVAATNQRIYVFGGEDAMQNPVRIIQVYHIARNMWSKMENRTVKNVSAPAAVLDDKIYIIGGYTRRMIAYDTKANRFIKCANLKERRMHHSATVLNNKLYVTGGRHINGHDVIEDLDSFECYDPKTDTWTSKGTLPYKLFDHGSLTLTHVSPTRAKS; this comes from the exons ATGGACTCTGTCTGCAGTATGGACCAACCAGCAATGAAGGTCTTCCACTTTAAAGACCAGGAGCAGTCGTCCAGCCTACTGCTGCAGCTGAACAGACTCAGGCAGGAGAACATCCTGACTGACGTGTGGCTGTGTTCAGATCACACCGAGATCCCCTGTCATCGCAACGTCTTGGTCTCCAGCAGCCCCTACTTCAGAGCCATGTTCTGCAACAACTTCTTAGAGAGACAGCAGACAAAGATCAACATAAAGGGCATCACATCAAACATTCTGAGCAGCATCATTGACTATGTTTACACAGGACTCATTAGCATTAGCTTTGAGATTGTTCTGCCTTTGATGCAGGCGGCATCCATGTTGCAATATGGCCGACTCTTTGAGGCCTGTTCAGTTTtcctgcaggagcagctgaGCCCCGACAACTGCCTGAGCATGATAAGACTCTCTGAGATCATGATCTGCAACAGTCTGAGAGACAAAGCCAAAGAGATGGCCATGAAGAGCTTCTCGGACGTGTCAGTGTCCGAGGATCTGTGCGAGCTCTCCTTACCTGAGCTCATGGGATACCTGGAGGATGACAGTCTTTGCGCCGAGGAGGAGCAGGTGTTTGAGACTCTTGTTGCCTGGATCCACCACGATCCTTTATCAAGACGCGGCGCCATCAGTGACCTTTTCAAGAAAGTTCGTCTTCGCCACATCCACCCCACCTACCTCTTCCAGTTCATAGCTAACGACCCTCTGATCCAGTCGTCCACCCTCTGCACCGAGCTCATCGAATCCGTAAGACGACTCATGTTTGCCGTCAGCCCCAAATGCATCGACACGGCGGTCGACCTCAAACCTCTATGGGTGGCACCGAGGCGATATTCTTATCATGACATGTTGGTGGTTGTAGGTGGCAGGAAGAACAACGAGCAGACCTCCAGGGAGGCCCTCGTCTTCGATGAGAGAAGCGAGAAGTGGCAGTGGCTCGCCAAGTTGCCTGTTCGTCTGTATAAAGCCTCATACGTCGCTCTCCACAGTGTGTTGTATGTCATCGGTGGCCtgatcacaaacacaaagtacagcCAAGTCAGCACAACCGTTTACACACTCTCACTAAAGACCAATCAGTGGAGGACAGCAGAGCCCATGTTGGAGCCTCGCTTTGCCCACCAGAGTGTCTCCTACCTCCACTTCATCTTCGTGTTGGGCGGCCTCGGCACTGACATGCAGCTGACGGGCAGCGTGGAGAG GTTCAACAGCATGTTCAACCAATGGGAGACGATGGCGCCCATGCCCGAGGCCGTGCTGCACCCTGCGGTGGCTGCAACTAACCAAAGGATCTATGTGTTTGGAGGAGAGGATGCCATGCAGAACCCTGTCAGGATAATACAA GTGTATCACATTGCCAGGAACATGTGGTCAAAGATGGAGAACAGAACAGTGAAGAATGTGTCGGCTCCCGCTGCAGTTTTAGACGACAAAATCTACATCATTGGAG GATACACGAGGAGAATGATCGCATACGACACCAAGGCTAACCGCTTCATCAAGTGCGCCAACCTGAAGGAGAGAAGGATGCACCACTCTGCCACCGTCCTCAACAACAAACTCTACGTCACCGGCGGACGTCACATCAACGGCCATGATGTCATCGAGGACTTGGACAGTTTTGAATGCTACGACCCAAAGACAGACACTTGGACATCTAAAGGGACTCTGCCTTATAAACTGTTTGACCACGGCTCCCTGACTCTGACGCACGTGTCACCGACGAGGGCAAAATCCTAA
- the fbxo32 gene encoding F-box only protein 32 — protein MPFLGQDWRSPGQSWVKTEEGWKKTSTEDKNNNVSVESFCKAEEEEECFNKENMLLSLSYDMAAKKRKKDLMNNNTKVPYFHREMWIYVHKGSTKERHGYCTLGEAFNRLDFCSAIKDTRRFNYVVRLLELIAKSQLPSLSGVAQKNYMNILERVVQKVLDDQQNVRPIKELLQTLYVSLCVLVQDMGKSVLVGNINIWVHRMENIMQWQQQLKNIQINRPTSSGMSLTDLPASLQLNIMQRLSDGRDLVSLGQVCPELETLAEDRLLWKRLCQHHFTDRQIRKRLMVSDKGHLEWKRMYFKMSRCYPHREQYSDTLHFCTHCHILFWQDTKHPCTANNPESCTMSLSPQDFINLFNF, from the exons ATGCCTTTCCTCGGACAGGACTGGAGGTCACCGGGTCAGAGTTGGGTTAAAACCGAGGAGGGATGGAAAAAGACATCAacagaggacaaaaacaacaatgtctCCGTGGAGAG cttCTGCAAAgccgaggaggaagaggaatgtTTCAACAAGGAGAAcatgctgctctctctcagctATGACATGGCTgccaagaagaggaagaaagaccTCATGAACAACAACACCAAGGTCCCAT attTCCACCGGGAAATGTGGATTTATGTTCATAAAGGAAGCACCAAGGAG CGCCACGGATATTGTACACTGGGAGAGGCCTTCAACCGCTTAGATTTCTGCAGCGCCATCAAGGACACCCGGAGATTCAATTACGTCGTCAGA CTCCTGGAGCTTATCGCCAAGTCCCAGCTCCCCTCGCTCAGTGGAGTGGCGCAGAAAAACTACATGAATATTCTGGAGAGGGTGGTACAGAAAG TTCTAGATGACCAGCAGAATGTCCGTCCCATCAAGGAGCTGCTCCAGACACTCTACGTCTCACTGTGTGTTCTGGTTCAGGACATGGGCAAGTCTGTGCTGGTGGGTAACATCAACATCTGGGTGCACCGCATGGAGAACATTATgcagtggcagcagcagctcaaaaaCATCCAGATCAACAGG CCGACATCCTCAGGCATGTCTCTGACCGACCTGCCTGCCAGTCTGCAGCTGAACATCATGCAGCGTCTGTCGGATGGCAGAGACCTGGTCAGCCTGGGCCAGGTGTGCCCCGAGCTGGAGACCCTCGCTGAGGACCGGCTGCTGTGGAAGAGACTCTGCCAGCACCacttcacagacagacag atCCGAAAACGCCTCATGGTGTCAGATAAAGGTCACCTGGAGTGGAAAAGGATGTACTTTAAGATGAGCCGCTGCTACCCTCACAGAGAGCAGTACAGTGACACCCTGCACTTCTGCACACATTGCCACATCCTCTTCTGGCAg GACACAAAACATCCCTGCACAGCCAACAACCCGGAAAGTTGCACGATGTCGCTCTCCCCTCAAGACTTTATCAACCTTTTCAACTtctga